Proteins encoded within one genomic window of Granulicella pectinivorans:
- a CDS encoding Gfo/Idh/MocA family protein translates to MADIDVVVVGFGLAGKVFHCPFVSAVPGLRLAGIVQRKGDEAAAAYPDAKILRSFDEALASDAKLIVVGTPNATHFALAKQALTAGKHVVIDKPFAGTSEEARELIDLAAAKGVLVAPFHNRRWDGDFLTLKKVLDSGEIGRLVTLESHFDRFRPLPREGTWKEDSAPMNGLLFDLGPHLVDQGLALFGKPKAVTASVRSDRDTTAIEDAFDITLHFDKLLMHCRSSMVAADPAPRYLAHGTRGSFRKMGVDPQEPALIGGAKVPRIGTPGVWLQEEESAWGTLTIAPNPADPGNLLKRTVKTELGDYRGFYASVRDAIQGVAPLAVSSEDGFRVIRLLELARISSSEGRTVPVDF, encoded by the coding sequence ATGGCTGATATCGATGTCGTCGTGGTTGGATTTGGTTTGGCGGGCAAGGTCTTTCACTGCCCGTTTGTCAGTGCTGTTCCCGGTCTGCGTCTTGCCGGAATCGTCCAGCGTAAGGGTGATGAGGCCGCTGCAGCCTACCCGGATGCGAAGATCCTGCGGTCATTCGATGAGGCGCTCGCCTCGGATGCGAAGCTGATCGTCGTCGGAACACCCAACGCGACTCACTTCGCGCTGGCGAAACAGGCGCTCACCGCCGGGAAGCACGTCGTGATCGACAAGCCGTTTGCCGGGACCAGCGAAGAGGCGCGCGAGCTGATCGATTTGGCCGCGGCCAAAGGCGTCCTCGTCGCTCCGTTCCACAACCGCCGCTGGGACGGAGACTTTCTGACGCTCAAGAAGGTTCTCGACTCCGGTGAGATCGGCCGCCTCGTCACCCTCGAGTCGCACTTCGACCGCTTCCGTCCCCTGCCGCGCGAGGGTACCTGGAAGGAAGACTCGGCGCCGATGAATGGCCTGCTCTTCGACCTCGGCCCCCATCTCGTCGACCAGGGGCTGGCACTGTTCGGCAAGCCGAAGGCAGTGACCGCCAGCGTGCGTTCCGACCGTGACACCACCGCGATTGAAGATGCCTTCGACATTACGCTGCACTTCGACAAGCTGCTGATGCATTGCCGGTCCAGCATGGTCGCCGCCGATCCGGCTCCGCGCTATCTGGCGCATGGGACCAGGGGCAGCTTCCGGAAGATGGGCGTCGACCCCCAGGAGCCGGCACTGATCGGGGGAGCGAAGGTTCCACGCATCGGCACCCCAGGCGTGTGGCTACAGGAAGAGGAGTCGGCGTGGGGCACGCTGACGATCGCCCCCAATCCAGCCGATCCAGGCAATCTCCTCAAGCGCACCGTCAAGACGGAGCTCGGCGATTACCGTGGCTTCTACGCCAGCGTTCGGGACGCGATCCAAGGGGTCGCTCCGCTCGCGGTCAGCTCCGAGGACGGCTTCCGGGTGATCCGCCTCCTCGAACTGGCCCGAATCAGTTCGTCCGAAGGTCGCACGGTTCCCGTCGACTTCTAG
- the argJ gene encoding bifunctional glutamate N-acetyltransferase/amino-acid acetyltransferase ArgJ has product MAYSGQDGQSGLPQGFLWGAVKAGIKASGNPDVAVAVAPRGASAAAMYTKNRVVAAPVTVGRRHLAATGGRVSAVVVNAGNANCATGEAGIQGCVETCVAAAETFGCIFDEVFPSSTGIIGVPFPAGKVVAAMPAIAAVLGDGAEQAEAFATAILTTDTKKKVARATIDVDGVEVRIFGVCKGAGMIHPQLGPPVPPHATMLVYLFTDIAADAAQLREVMPRAVEDSFNSISIDGDTSTNDTVLLLASGVSGVRLDDRTAEAFESALKLVCGSLAHQIVDDGEGVGHVVTLAISGAATEADAKTVARSIAHSPLCKTAWSSADPNWGRLMAATGYSGVSFDPANVSIRIGGLPVFEGGMRSPAFDEAAAHEAMTAREYTIEIDLGEGEASCRFLTCDLTEEYVKINADYST; this is encoded by the coding sequence ATGGCGTATAGCGGGCAGGATGGGCAGAGCGGTTTGCCACAGGGATTTCTCTGGGGCGCAGTCAAGGCTGGGATTAAGGCAAGCGGAAATCCCGATGTAGCAGTAGCGGTGGCACCGCGCGGAGCCTCCGCGGCGGCCATGTATACGAAGAATCGCGTGGTTGCGGCACCGGTTACCGTAGGGCGCAGGCACCTCGCCGCAACCGGAGGGCGGGTTTCGGCCGTGGTGGTCAACGCGGGCAATGCCAACTGCGCTACGGGCGAGGCAGGCATCCAGGGTTGCGTCGAGACGTGCGTTGCCGCCGCCGAGACCTTCGGTTGCATCTTCGATGAGGTCTTTCCGTCATCGACCGGCATCATCGGTGTTCCTTTTCCGGCAGGCAAGGTGGTAGCGGCCATGCCGGCGATCGCAGCCGTCCTCGGCGACGGAGCGGAGCAGGCGGAGGCATTCGCCACGGCCATCCTCACCACCGATACCAAGAAGAAGGTGGCGCGCGCCACCATTGATGTCGACGGCGTGGAAGTGCGCATCTTTGGCGTCTGCAAGGGTGCGGGCATGATTCATCCGCAGCTTGGGCCCCCGGTTCCCCCGCACGCCACGATGCTCGTCTATCTCTTCACCGACATTGCAGCGGATGCCGCGCAGCTTCGCGAGGTGATGCCGCGTGCCGTCGAGGACAGCTTCAACTCCATCTCGATCGACGGCGACACGTCGACCAACGATACGGTTCTCCTGCTCGCCAGCGGCGTGAGCGGCGTCAGGCTCGACGACCGAACCGCCGAGGCCTTCGAGAGCGCCCTGAAGCTGGTCTGCGGCTCACTGGCGCACCAGATCGTCGACGATGGCGAAGGCGTCGGCCATGTGGTCACCCTCGCGATCTCAGGCGCCGCCACCGAAGCGGATGCGAAGACCGTGGCGCGCTCGATCGCGCACTCTCCTCTCTGCAAGACCGCCTGGTCCAGCGCCGACCCGAACTGGGGACGCCTGATGGCCGCAACCGGTTACAGCGGCGTCTCCTTCGATCCGGCGAACGTCAGCATTCGGATTGGGGGGCTGCCTGTGTTTGAAGGCGGTATGCGCTCTCCGGCATTCGACGAGGCAGCGGCTCACGAGGCAATGACGGCCCGGGAGTACACCATCGAGATCGATCTCGGCGAGGGAGAGGCGAGTTGCCGCTTTCTGACCTGCGACCTCACCGAAGAGTATGTCAAGATCAACGCGGACTACTCCACCTAA
- a CDS encoding SRPBCC family protein, with the protein MAFWRGLAVLLIIAFGTVYVMGRRLPREHHAVAQGIVQASQDRVWQLVDDTSTQSQWRATLDKVVPVQDTVDGRCWVEFHSKTAITLCQVEEAPKSRLVVRSLGNPSFDGTWTYTSRPAGENATEVTMVEDSLIKSPFNRFLGHYILGEHTNVKQFLDDLQAEAIRRR; encoded by the coding sequence ATGGCCTTCTGGCGTGGCTTGGCAGTGCTTCTCATCATCGCATTCGGAACCGTCTACGTCATGGGACGACGGCTCCCCCGGGAGCACCACGCCGTCGCTCAGGGGATCGTTCAAGCCTCGCAGGACAGGGTATGGCAGTTGGTCGATGACACCTCGACGCAATCTCAGTGGCGGGCAACCCTGGATAAAGTCGTCCCTGTACAGGACACTGTCGATGGTCGCTGCTGGGTCGAGTTCCATAGTAAAACCGCCATCACGCTCTGCCAGGTGGAAGAGGCTCCAAAGAGCCGCCTTGTTGTGCGGAGCCTGGGCAACCCGTCCTTCGACGGAACGTGGACGTACACGTCCCGCCCCGCGGGTGAGAACGCCACCGAGGTAACCATGGTTGAAGACAGTTTGATCAAGAGTCCCTTCAACCGGTTTCTCGGCCACTACATTCTTGGCGAACACACGAACGTCAAGCAGTTCCTGGACGACCTCCAGGCCGAAGCGATCCGGAGGCGGTAG
- a CDS encoding TolC family protein — translation MNQSKSVTPGRLPIAIAAFALSMAPAAVAQSAVQAAEAQVQSVAGSPGATQDSYKGSIVAGKSTGANIDITLDDAIQRGLKQNLGIILQSSAIKNANGQRLEQLQALLPTVSGAAAIEVQQISLAAFGLKFPGLAPIIGPFQTEDFRAYLTQNLVNVQALRDYMQSKHNFAASKLTAEDARDMVVLTVGNAYLLCIADQARIDAVKAEMATSKVSLDQATAAHDAGTSPKLDVLRAQVDYQNEQQSLISTTNQLAKDKLALARTIGLPLDQPFSLTDTAPYQALDNLDPDAAFAQAVKTRKDLAAAEEQLKAAKDGKASARATQYPVASFSGDFGDLGTTVGHSHSTYSATGKVEAPILQIAKTRGAEEVAAAKYDDAQAKLSDQVQQVNADIRNSILDVQSAAKLVEAAHSNVELAAEALSEAQQRFHAGVADSLPVSQAQSQTEQANDQYISALYQHNVAKLSLARALGVAQTSYKNYLGGK, via the coding sequence ATGAATCAAAGCAAATCTGTCACTCCTGGTCGATTGCCCATCGCCATCGCCGCGTTTGCCTTGTCGATGGCTCCAGCCGCCGTCGCGCAGTCCGCAGTTCAGGCTGCCGAGGCGCAGGTTCAGTCCGTAGCCGGATCCCCCGGCGCGACGCAGGACTCCTACAAGGGATCCATCGTCGCCGGCAAGTCGACCGGCGCAAACATCGACATCACTCTGGACGACGCCATCCAGCGCGGCCTGAAGCAGAACCTGGGCATCATCCTCCAGTCGTCTGCCATCAAGAACGCCAATGGACAGCGTCTTGAACAGTTGCAGGCTCTCTTGCCCACGGTATCCGGCGCCGCGGCCATCGAGGTGCAGCAGATTTCACTGGCGGCCTTCGGTCTGAAGTTTCCTGGGCTTGCCCCCATCATCGGACCCTTTCAGACGGAAGATTTCCGCGCTTATCTCACGCAGAACCTTGTGAATGTTCAGGCGCTGCGCGACTATATGCAGTCCAAGCACAACTTTGCGGCCTCCAAGCTGACCGCGGAGGACGCTCGGGACATGGTCGTGCTCACGGTCGGCAACGCGTATCTCCTCTGCATCGCGGATCAGGCTCGCATCGACGCGGTGAAGGCCGAGATGGCGACGTCCAAGGTCTCGCTCGATCAGGCCACGGCCGCGCACGACGCCGGTACGAGCCCCAAGCTCGACGTACTGCGCGCCCAGGTGGACTACCAGAACGAACAGCAGTCGCTGATCTCGACCACCAACCAACTGGCGAAGGACAAGCTGGCGCTCGCCCGTACGATCGGTCTTCCGCTCGATCAGCCGTTTAGCCTCACCGATACGGCACCCTACCAGGCCCTCGACAACCTCGATCCCGATGCAGCCTTCGCCCAGGCCGTAAAGACCCGCAAGGATCTGGCCGCGGCCGAAGAGCAGTTGAAGGCCGCGAAGGACGGAAAAGCGTCTGCCCGGGCCACACAGTATCCGGTCGCATCGTTCTCCGGCGACTTCGGCGACCTTGGCACGACGGTGGGTCATTCGCACTCGACCTACTCGGCCACCGGCAAGGTGGAGGCTCCGATCCTGCAGATCGCCAAAACGCGTGGTGCGGAGGAGGTGGCCGCAGCCAAGTACGACGACGCGCAGGCCAAGCTTTCGGATCAGGTGCAGCAGGTAAACGCCGATATCCGCAACTCAATCCTCGACGTCCAGTCCGCAGCCAAGCTGGTCGAAGCGGCTCATTCGAATGTGGAACTCGCAGCCGAGGCTCTCTCGGAGGCACAGCAGCGCTTCCATGCGGGCGTGGCGGATTCGTTGCCCGTCTCGCAGGCCCAGTCCCAGACCGAACAGGCGAACGACCAGTACATCAGCGCCCTGTATCAACACAACGTCGCCAAGCTCTCGCTCGCCCGCGCTCTCGGCGTAGCCCAGACCAGCTATAAGAACTATCTCGGAGGAAAGTAA
- a CDS encoding L-ribulose-5-phosphate 4-epimerase, whose protein sequence is MLLEKLRAEVLEANLELVRRGLVLYTFGNASGVDREQGLVVIKPSGVDYDDLRPEHMVVTDLNGKIVEGNLNPSSDLDTHTLLYREFPAIGAVVHTHSEYATSWAQAGLDIPALGTTHADYFYGPIPCTEPLTDEAIGGRYVHETGVAIVKRFAGIDPMAVPACLVAGHAPFVWGKTPDDAAHNAVVLEAVARMAIRTVQLNSLAGVSQSLLDRHYFRKHGANATYGQKS, encoded by the coding sequence ATGCTGCTTGAGAAGCTCCGCGCCGAAGTCCTTGAAGCCAACCTGGAACTGGTCCGCCGCGGCCTGGTTCTGTATACGTTCGGGAATGCCTCCGGCGTGGACAGGGAACAGGGGTTGGTAGTCATCAAGCCCTCCGGCGTCGATTACGACGACCTGCGTCCGGAGCACATGGTGGTCACCGATCTCAACGGGAAGATCGTCGAGGGCAACCTCAACCCTTCGAGCGATCTCGACACGCATACGCTGCTGTATCGCGAGTTTCCTGCCATCGGCGCCGTGGTTCACACGCACTCGGAGTACGCCACAAGTTGGGCCCAGGCAGGCCTCGATATTCCGGCGCTGGGCACCACGCACGCGGACTACTTCTACGGTCCAATTCCATGCACCGAGCCGCTGACCGACGAAGCCATTGGCGGCCGCTACGTTCACGAGACCGGCGTGGCGATTGTGAAGCGCTTCGCCGGGATCGACCCGATGGCGGTTCCTGCCTGCCTGGTGGCGGGGCATGCTCCGTTTGTCTGGGGCAAGACGCCGGATGACGCGGCGCACAACGCCGTCGTGTTGGAGGCGGTGGCACGCATGGCGATTCGCACCGTGCAGCTCAACTCGCTCGCCGGTGTCTCGCAGTCGCTGCTTGATCGGCACTACTTCCGCAAGCATGGCGCGAATGCGACGTATGGGCAGAAGAGCTAG
- the xylB gene encoding xylulokinase — translation MFVGVDVGTGGTRAIVIDRAGRVVASEAAEHAPIHSEHIGWAEQDPENWWQAASTAIAGAVKAAGVTIEAIGLTGQMHGCVMLDASGNVLRPALIWADQRTQPECDWLTETIGRERLIELTCNPALPNFTLTKLLWVKTHQPDIFAKIAQVLCPKDYVRYRLTGEFAMDMQEASGTLLLDVANRRWSEEVAGIAGIPLSWLPNLYEGSEICAYISETGAAATGLPVGLPVAAGAGDQGAGAVGMGILASGSVSATIGTSGVVFAATDKPTMDRLGRLHTFCHAAPDTWHVMGVTNGAGLSLRYFRDTFAPINSYDELAILAADAPAGSAGLLWAPYLFGERTPHLDAEARAAFVGITASHTRAHFIRSVMEGVAYSLKDTFTLFEELGIPVQSIRLGGGGARGPLWRQIQADVYGQPVERLEAEEGGAFGAALLAGTGVGAWPSVAAACEATVRAAEVIEPKDKDAMAKGYTMYRRVYPALREIGRA, via the coding sequence ATGTTTGTTGGCGTGGACGTAGGAACAGGCGGAACAAGAGCGATCGTGATCGATCGCGCGGGACGCGTGGTGGCGTCGGAGGCGGCTGAACATGCGCCGATCCACTCCGAACACATCGGCTGGGCCGAGCAGGACCCCGAAAACTGGTGGCAGGCCGCTTCAACCGCCATCGCCGGAGCCGTCAAGGCAGCGGGCGTGACGATCGAGGCCATCGGCCTTACCGGGCAGATGCATGGATGCGTCATGCTCGATGCGTCCGGCAACGTGTTGCGTCCGGCGCTCATCTGGGCGGACCAGCGCACCCAGCCGGAGTGCGACTGGTTGACCGAAACCATCGGGCGCGAGCGGCTGATCGAACTCACCTGCAACCCTGCGCTCCCCAACTTTACCCTGACCAAACTGCTCTGGGTCAAGACGCACCAGCCCGATATCTTTGCGAAGATTGCCCAAGTCCTCTGCCCCAAGGACTACGTCCGCTATCGTCTCACGGGTGAGTTCGCCATGGACATGCAGGAGGCGAGCGGTACCCTGCTGCTGGACGTCGCCAACCGCCGCTGGTCGGAGGAGGTCGCCGGCATCGCGGGGATTCCCCTGTCGTGGCTGCCGAATCTCTATGAGGGATCGGAGATCTGTGCCTACATCTCGGAGACAGGGGCTGCGGCGACCGGACTTCCCGTTGGTCTGCCCGTCGCGGCGGGAGCCGGCGATCAGGGTGCCGGGGCCGTTGGAATGGGCATCCTTGCGTCGGGGTCCGTTTCAGCGACCATCGGCACGAGCGGTGTGGTCTTCGCCGCTACCGACAAGCCGACGATGGACCGTCTTGGACGCCTGCACACCTTCTGCCACGCCGCGCCGGATACCTGGCACGTCATGGGCGTCACGAACGGCGCGGGCCTCTCGCTGCGCTACTTCCGCGACACCTTCGCACCCATCAACAGCTATGACGAGCTGGCGATCCTGGCCGCCGACGCTCCTGCCGGGAGCGCGGGTCTGCTCTGGGCACCGTATCTGTTCGGCGAGCGGACACCTCATCTCGATGCTGAGGCCCGCGCTGCGTTTGTTGGGATTACGGCTTCGCATACCCGCGCCCACTTCATCCGTTCGGTCATGGAGGGGGTCGCGTACAGCCTGAAGGACACGTTCACTTTGTTTGAAGAGCTTGGCATCCCCGTGCAATCGATCCGCCTGGGCGGCGGCGGAGCCCGTGGACCACTGTGGCGGCAGATCCAGGCCGACGTCTACGGCCAGCCCGTCGAGCGCCTCGAAGCCGAGGAGGGTGGTGCCTTCGGTGCCGCTCTGCTGGCCGGAACCGGGGTTGGAGCGTGGCCCAGCGTTGCTGCAGCCTGCGAAGCCACTGTGCGAGCCGCCGAGGTCATCGAGCCGAAGGACAAGGACGCGATGGCAAAGGGTTACACCATGTACCGCCGGGTGTATCCGGCGCTCAGAGAGATTGGGAGAGCGTAA